The following proteins are encoded in a genomic region of Phragmites australis chromosome 9, lpPhrAust1.1, whole genome shotgun sequence:
- the LOC133929392 gene encoding large ribosomal subunit protein bL21m, which translates to MASRRCLLRLLSSRLVPQRSQPLAPVSIATRTLTSLSEPLGPPTPRDLASLRLYHPSRCHFATRSSGDEEDDGEHYDDEGSEDEWGEEEAMAAKKPSGKTEEEKVAEAAEIGYKVLGSLGADEKPFKPYEPAFAVVQIGSHQFKVSNGDSIFTERLKFCDVNDKLILNRVLMLGSQTQTVIGRPILPDAAVHAVVEEHALDAKVIIFKKKRRKNYRRTKGHRQELTKLRITSIEGIDKSETVAAAV; encoded by the exons ATGGCGTCCCGGCGctgcctcctccgcctcctctcaAGCCGCCTCGTCCCTCAGAGATCTCAACCTCTTGCACCGGTCTCGATCGCGACCCGGACCCTGACCTCTTTGTCCGAGCCCCTCGGCCCCCCTACTCCCCGCGACCTCGCCTCCCTCCGGCTCTACCACCCTTCGCGCTGCCACTTCGCGACCCGCTCGTCTGGCGACGAAGAGGACGATGGCGAGCACTACGACGACGAGGGGAGCGAGGACGAgtggggggaggaggaggcgatggcGGCGAAGAAACCGAGCGGGAAGACGGAGGAAGAGAAAGTAGCGGAGGCTGCGGAGATAGGGTACAAGGTGTTGGGATCGCTCGGGGCCGACGAGAAACCCTTCAAGCCCTACGAGCCCGCCTTCGCCGTCGTCCAG ATTGGCTCGCATCAGTTCAAGGTGAGCAACGGCGATTCCATCTTTACGGAGAGGTTGAAGTTTTGCGATGTGAATGACAAG TTGATCTTAAACCGAGTTCTCATGCTTGGTTCGCAAACTCAAACAGTTATTGGGAGGCCAATTCTTCCTGATGCCGCTGTTCATGCTGTTGTAGAAGAGCAT GCCCTAGATGCAAAAGTGATCATATTCAAGAAGAAACGGAGAAAAAATTACCGCCGAACAAAGGGTCACCGTCAG GAATTGACAAAACTGAGAATAACCAGCATTGAAGGAATAGACAAGTCAGagactgttgctgctgctgtctaA